Below is a genomic region from candidate division KSB1 bacterium.
GTCCGGCGTTGCAAGCGGCCATGTCTGATGCGGCGTTACGCGCGGCATTGACGAGCCCGGAAATGCAGGCGGCGTTGGCAAGCGCGGAAGTTCGCGCGGCATTGTCCAGCCCGGAGTTGCGTTCGGCGTTGGCGAGCCCGGCGCTGCAAGCGGCATTGACGAGCGCTGAGATTCGCGCGGCGTTGGCGAGCCCCGAATTGCGAGCGGCCTTGGCGAGTCCGGCGGTGCAAGCCGCCATGTCTGATGTGGCATTGCGCGCGGCCCTCACAAGTCCGGCGCTGCAAGCGGCGCTGGCGAGTCCCGATTTGCGCTCGGCGGTGATGAGTCCGGAATTGCGCGGGTTTATGGCCAATCCGGAATTGCAAGCCGCCATGGCAAATGTCGAGCTGCGCGCGGCGTTGAGCAATGCCGATTTCCAAACCGCGCTGGTCGCCGCGATTCGTGAATAAGCGCCTGCTTTCTCTTCTTATAATAAACGCGACGCAACAAACCCTTCACGCTTACGCGACACACAGGCGTAAAAAGGAGATGCCACCCTCGGGGGTGGTGTCTCCTTTTGTCGTTTTCATCAACGCCGGGAGGAAAACCATGCCCCGTACTGCTTCGACGGATGATTCCCGCCGGGCTTATCGCCAGGCCGGCGTCATTTTTCTGCTGACGACGGTTCTGCTTTTGCCGTCTTTGTCTTTTGCGCAATTTCAGATCTTCGAAACCCCCAATCTCAAATTAATTTACTACACCAAAGCCCACGAATATCTCGTGCCGCACGTGGCGCGTTGTTTTGAGAACGCGCTGCAATTTCATCAGCGGCTTTTCGATTACACGCCGACGGAAAAAGTCACCATTTTTTTGCAGGATTTGCGCGATTACGGTTACGGCGGCGCCGAATCCGTGCCGAAAAATTTTCTCGTCATCGGCATGGCGCCGTTCAGTTATGATTATGAAACCATGCCGGCCAACGAACGCATGAACTGGATGATGAATCACGAGCTGGTTCACCTCGTCACGATGGACAAGGCCGCGGCCACCGACCGGTTTTATCAAAACCTTTTCTTCGGCAAAGTCGCGCCGAACGCTGCGCATCCGGTTTCGATGTTCTACAGCTATCTCACCAATCCGCGGCGGTACACCACGCGCTGGTTTCTCTAGGGCAGCGCGGTGTTTCTCGAGACCTGGATGGCCGGCGGTTTGGGCCGCGCCCTCGGCGGGTACGACGAAATGGTTTTTCGCACGATGGTGCGCGACAGCAGTTACATCTACGATGTCGTCGGCCTGGAATCCGAAGGCACGGCCGTTGATTTTCAAGTCGGCGTCAACGCCTATTTGTACGGCACGCGCTTCATGAGCCATCTCGCTTATCAATACGGCCCGCAGAAGCTCATCGACTGGATCAAACGCAGCCGCGGCAGCAAGGCTTACTACTCGGCGCAGTTCAAGAAAATTTACGGCGCCTCGCTGGACGCCGAATGGTCGCGCTGGATTCGCTTCGAGCATGAATGGCAGCGCGCCAATCTCGACTCGCTGCGCTCGAGCCCGATCACGCCCAATCGCCGGCTCTCGCGCCACACGCTCGGCTCGATCTCTCGCGCTTTTTTTGACCCGGCGAGCCGCCGGCTTTACGCCGGCGTGCGTTATCCCGGACAATTGGCTCAGATCGTGGCGATCAACGTTGACGACGGCAGCATGAAAAATATTTGCGAAATCAAAGGCCCGGCGCTGTATTTCGTCACCTCGCTCGCTTACGATCCGGACAAGGGCGTGTTGTTTTATACCACCGACAACAACGGCTGGCGTGACTTGAATGTTGTGGAGATTAAAACCGGCCGGTCGCAACGCCTGATCCGCGATGCGCGCGTCGGCGAATTGGCGTTCAACGCCGCGGACCGCTCGCTGTGGGGCGTGCGGCATTATCTCGGCATCTCGACGCTGGTGCGCATGCCGCCGCCGTACACCGAGTGGAATCAGATTTATTCGTTGCCTTACGGCAAGGATATTTTCGATATCGATATTTCGCCCGACGGCGCGAAGCTGACCGCCGGCGAGGTTGAAATCAGCGGCCGGCAGAAACTGATCAAAATGGACATCGCCAAATTGCTGGCCGGCGATCATGCGCACGAGGTGCTGTTTGATTTCGAAAACAGTGCGCCGGCGAATTTCGTTTTTTCGGCGGACGGCAAGCATCTGTTCGGCTCGTCGTATTATTCGGGCGTGTCCAACATTTACCGCTATGATTTTGCCGCCAAAGAAATGCAGGCGCTCAGCAATGCTGAAACCGGCTTTTCCCGGCCCGTGCCGCTGTCGGATGATTCGCTGATCGTCATGCGCTACAGCGGCAAAGGATTCGTGCCGGTGATGATTCCGAACCGGTCGCCGGAGCAGGTGAGCGCAATCAATTTTCTCGGCAATGCCATTGTGGAAAAATATCCAGTCGTTAAAAGCTGGGTTGCCGGCTCGCCGGCCGCCATCAAGCTGGATTCAACGAATACTTCGACGCGAGCGTACAGCATGTTGGCGGATATCCGTCTCGCCTCGGCGTATCCGATCGTGGAAGGCTATAAAGATTTTGCCGCGATCGGGATGGGATTGAATTTTGCGAATCCGCTGAGCTTGAGCGGAATGAATCTCAGCGTTTCCCATTCGCCGGCGGCGGATTTGCCGGCCTCGGAGCGCCTGCACGCCGGATTGGATTTTTATCATTGGCAGTGGAAAATCAGCGCGAAATACAACGACGCGGATTTTTACGATTTGTTCGGCCCCACCAAACGCAGCCGCAAGGGCTATTCGCTGGCGCTGCAATACAAGAAGAATTTGCGCTATGACGAGCCTGGGGCGCTCGATTATCTTTTCAAAATCGCCGGCTACGGCGGCCTGGAAAAGCTGCCGGATTTTCAAAACGTCGCGGCCTCGTTTGACAAGTCACTGCTCTTGAACACCGGCCTGCAATATCAAAACCTGCGCAAATCGCTCGGCGCGGTGGATGACGAAAAGGGCGTGAAGTGGCAGTTGCTGGCGCAAAACAACTACGTCAAGCAAAAACTTTTCCCGCGCCTTTATGCGACGTTCGATTACGGCCTGCCGCTGCCGATCAACCATTCGGCGATTTGGCTGCGAGCCTCGGCGGGACAATCGTTCGGCGACCGCGACGAGCCGTTCGCCAATTTTTACTTCGGCGGCTTCGGCAACAATTGGATCGATTATTTGCCGGAAAAACGGTATCGCGAATTTGAGAGTTTCCCCGGCGTCGAGCTGAATGAAGTCGGCGGAACCAATTTTGGCAAGGCGCTGGTGGAGTGGACCCTGCCGCCGGTGCGGTTTCGCCGCTTCGGTTTTCCGGCGTTTTATTGCAACTGGGCGCGGCCGGCGCTGTTCGCTTCCGGCCTGGCAACGAATGTGGACAGCCAGCCGAATCGCCGCGAGCTGCTGAATCTCGGCGGCCAGCTCGATTTCCGCCTCGTCATGCTGTCGCATCTCAACACGACGTTGTCCTTCGGCTACGCCGCCGCTGTTGAGAAAAACAGAAGGCCGTCGAAGGAGTTTATGGTGTCGTTGAAGATTTTATGAATTTGACCTTTTTACATTGCACGCGCAAACAAATTTTTCGATTCGGAGGAACAAATTGAGACTCGCGCCAAAAGCCGGCCTTGTTCTTTTTACAATCGGCGCCTTGTTGCTCGGGCTGTGGAGCATGTCGCGCGTTCGGGTGCTGGCGGATGTGCCGTTCCGATGGGAAAATCGTGACGATCATGTCGTCGTCACGGCACTCATCGATCCGTCGAGCGCCGTGGCGCCGGGCGATGTGCTGCTGCGCCTTGGGGAGGTTCCGGTGCGGCACAGCAGCGAGATCGAATTTGCCCTCGACGGCGTTCCCCAGAGCGAGCGCGTTGTGGCCGCCTTTCGGCGCGGTGAACATGAAATGGCCGTCGAGCTGGCCTTGCGGCCGCGCTTCTCCTGGCGTTACATCACGATCAATTTTTTCCTCGGCGTTTTTACGATGCTGATGGGCGCCTGGGTTTATTTCAGCAAATCACGCGAGAAACGGGCGCGCCTCTTCTTTTGGCTCACCTTCACCCTGGGCGTGGCCATTCTCATCGCCACCGAACGGCTGCCGCCCGGGCCGAAACCGTGGATTTATATTTTGCCGGGTATTTATTGGTTTATTTATCCGTTCTTTCCGGCGGTTTTCGTGCATTTCATCACGAGCTTTCCGCGGGAAAAACTGGCGTTCCGCTCGGCGCGCGTGCAAACGCGGCTGATTTACGCGCCGGCCTTTTTTTTCGCCGTTGTCATGCAGGCTTCCCACCTTTTGACGCTGTTCAGCCGCGACGTCGAACACTTTCGCGACTACTTTCGCCTTTACGATTGGCACCGGCTTTACCTCGTTGTTTTTTTCTTCCTGGCGTTGGCGACTTTGCTGCATTCCCATCTCACCGCCAAAACCGGCAGCGACAAGGACAAGGTGCGCTGGGTGCTTTGGGGGCTGGCGGCGGGCTGCTCGCCGTTCATCGTGCTGTGGTCGATTCCGCTCATTCTCGGCGCGGCGCCGTTGGTTCATGAAGATTTCACTTATCTGGCGCTGTTGCTGACGCCGCTGAGCATCGCGTTCGCCATCGTCAAGCATCGCTTCCTCGATATCGACGTCGTCATCAATCGCAGCCTGGTTTACGGCGTGCTCACCCTTATGATTGCCGGCGCCTATTTGCTGATTTCCGCGCTGGCCGGACAGGTTTTGCTGGCGATGAGTCCGGAGGCCAGCCGCAACGTGACGATTTTCTGCACGTTGATCGCGGCCTTGCTCTTCAATCCCGCCAAACAAAAAGTGCAAAACTTTATCGACCGCACGTTTTATCGCGTCAAATACAATTATCGCCTGGTCACCAAGGAATTCAACCAGCGCATGGTAAAGATGCGCACCGAGGCCGAAGTGTTGGAAGAATTGGTGGCTCGGCTTCGCGCCGCTGTGCCGTTTGAACAAATGGCGATTTTATCTTATGCCTACGACCGCTTTGCAATCGTCACCGGTTTCGGCATCGGGGAAGACGCGCGCCGCCGGCTCGTTGCCGCCGAAAGCGCCGCCAGGTTGAAGCCGGCACTGCAATCTGCGCTGCTGGCCGCGGGCGACAGCCAAAGCGTTGCCGGCGCCGTGCTGGAACCGCCGTTGGCGGAGACGCATTTCGAAATGCTGCTGCCGGTGGCAATGAGCGCCGGGGAATCGGGCATCCTACTGCTCGGCCCCAAGCTCTCCGGCGAAAAATATTCGGAGGAGGATTTGGAGCTTTTTGCCGTGCTGGCGACCGAGGCGTTCAACGCCATCGCCCGCATCCGTTTTCAAGAAACCGCGATTCATGAGCGCGCGGAGCGGGAGAAATTGGAGGCGTTGAATCAACTGAAGGATGAAAAGAATCGCGAGCTGGAATTGAAAAATCAGGAAATCATCCGCGCCCAGGAAAAACTCATTACCCAGGAAAAACTCGCCTCGCTGGGCGCGCTGACCGCCGGCATAGCGCACGAGATCAAGAACCCGCTGAACTTCGTGAACAATTTCGCCGCGCTGTCGGTGGAATTGGTGAATGAGTTGAAAGAAGAGCTTGTAAAAATTAAAACGAAAAACGTCAAACGTGAAACGGACAGCGTTAATCCCGACGATTTTGAGAGCATCGAAGAAATGCTTGATACGTT
It encodes:
- a CDS encoding ATP-binding protein, whose translation is MRLAPKAGLVLFTIGALLLGLWSMSRVRVLADVPFRWENRDDHVVVTALIDPSSAVAPGDVLLRLGEVPVRHSSEIEFALDGVPQSERVVAAFRRGEHEMAVELALRPRFSWRYITINFFLGVFTMLMGAWVYFSKSREKRARLFFWLTFTLGVAILIATERLPPGPKPWIYILPGIYWFIYPFFPAVFVHFITSFPREKLAFRSARVQTRLIYAPAFFFAVVMQASHLLTLFSRDVEHFRDYFRLYDWHRLYLVVFFFLALATLLHSHLTAKTGSDKDKVRWVLWGLAAGCSPFIVLWSIPLILGAAPLVHEDFTYLALLLTPLSIAFAIVKHRFLDIDVVINRSLVYGVLTLMIAGAYLLISALAGQVLLAMSPEASRNVTIFCTLIAALLFNPAKQKVQNFIDRTFYRVKYNYRLVTKEFNQRMVKMRTEAEVLEELVARLRAAVPFEQMAILSYAYDRFAIVTGFGIGEDARRRLVAAESAARLKPALQSALLAAGDSQSVAGAVLEPPLAETHFEMLLPVAMSAGESGILLLGPKLSGEKYSEEDLELFAVLATEAFNAIARIRFQETAIHERAEREKLEALNQLKDEKNRELELKNQEIIRAQEKLITQEKLASLGALTAGIAHEIKNPLNFVNNFAALSVELVNELKEELVKIKTKNVKRETDSVNPDDFESIEEMLDTLAQNAEKINHHGKRADSIVRSMMMHSRGKAGQREMADINHLLDESVNLTYHGLRAQDASFNISIEKEYDETVGQLNVVPQDLQRVFLNIINNACYAAHDKKIKLGNDFSPKLSVFSRNLQNKIEIRIRDNGNGIPAEIRDKIFNPFFTTKPTGQGTGLGLSISYDIIVQQHKGEIKVETEEGKFTEFVVRLPRSV